TATTTTTGTCGCATACATTCTTTGAAAACATCTATCACAGAATGGGTGCTGGATTATAATGTGCGCTGTATGTAATACATAGTTATTAGAAGAGTCCTCGAGACATGCGCATATCTCCAGGGGCCGCAAGGCTCAATGCTTCTCCTAGATGCTAGCAGGGCAAATACTTCCATAAAGTATGTGTCTTGGTGTTGCTGCATGAGTTTTATCACCTCTTCCATGCTCAAAACACTCTTTAAGTTAGCCTTAAATGTGGGGCTGATCCATTTTTACAACAATAAATATTTGCTCAATCAGCATTTGACAGTTTTTATCTTTCATATTGTATGATAAATGACAAAAGTTTCATCAAATATACATATTTTAAGATTGACCGGTTTCCAGTTATTACTTGCTAGCGCACCTCACTTTGATAAGGCCCATGTTTTTGTTTTGCGCGAATATCCTGTGACACCAATGCGACTTTGTGCACCTTGCGCCTCAATTTTTGTATGCTATATGCACGCTATTTGTTGTTTTTAACTTATTTGCTGCCATCAGTCATTGTAAACTGTGGTGGAATTGTTTTCATCTTCCAAATTATGTTGGTGTGCTGGTTTCAATGTTGATATGGGGTTCTATATTGTGTTATGAATGTTCTCTTGTATTTCTCATGTAGACTACGGCTGAttcttgttatttttaatcctttttttcaaaatataccTTGCTTTTCTGTCGACCATAAATGGAGATTGGTGGTAACTGAACTTATCATAAATGTAGCGTGGTGGAGGTTCCAAAGGGCATAGGTGGGTAGAAAAGTCAAATTCAAATAGACCATCCACCTCATATTCGGTATCGGATAGTATTCCTAGTGCAACCACTGAAATCATCACAAACAGGCTCAATTCATTGGGTGTTGCAGAAAAAAATGAGCAGTCTGATGCGTCAGAACCACCAATACAGTTTGGGAACATTGGGCTGACAAGTCATGCACCTATTCATGGAAAAAAATCTATATGGAAGCCCAAGGCATATGGAACAGTGATTGGAGCCACAGCAGCAGAAGTCAATAAAGCTCCAGCTGATAGCACGACAGTCTTGGCCAACAAAACTCGAACAGCATCCACTGAGAAACCTGATGCTGGTTTGAGTAAGTTGTTTAGTGGTAGTTTATTGGAGAACTTTACAGTGGACAACTCAACGTACTCTATTGCACAAATTAGAGCTACATTTTATCCGAAATTTGAAAATGAGAAGTCTGATCAAGAGGTAATATATCTCATGTATCCTTTCTTATTGTCCttccaattttaaaaattttaattccgAAAAACAATATTCGAATACCCTTGGTGGTTAGCTATGTGAGTTTTGAACTTTTTACCAAAGTGTCTCTTTCACTCATTTAAACaaatacatattattatttCGAGCGGAACTCAAAGATTTTTATACGTGGACATGATTTTCCAGGTATTGATTGaggagatctcgagtttgcatTTGAGGCGAAAAATTCATTTCTTTGTATTTACAAGTTTTTATGTCATTTATACAGATCAGGACAAGGATGATCGAAATGGTTTCAACTGGTTTAGCTACCTTGGAGGTATGGTTAATCGCCCTTCTCTTCAAACTTTTTTTTACCCATTTTGCATGCCATCTTTGGTTAACTTTTTTAGCTCCCATCATTTTTATCATCTCCAACTTCTCAAACCCTCAAAAGTCACTCACTTTCACTCCCTGTCGCTTTATTCTTGTAAAAATTGACAGGTTTCACTTAAGCACTCGGGATCACTTTTCATGTATGCTGGACACGAGGGAGGAGCATATGCAAAAAATAGCTATGGAAATATGTAAGGCCGATATTGGATTTTTTTCCCTTGTGATGTTCTGTCTTCGTGCTATATCTCTTCAATGTGTAACTATAAATTTTGTTTGTATCAATTGACTTGGTGGATTTCTAGATACTTGTTATAAAAATGCTTGTTATGTTTCACTGTCTTATATAAAAGTGTTAGAATTCTGCTAAATTTTAAGtggttaaattttttaatgcaCCAATTTGTCTAAACCGTTGCTGTCTTGGGACAGTACTACCGTTATATCACTGTTGCAGAAGTTCACCATTGTCCTAACTATTTCTTTTTTGATGGAGCTAAACCAGGCCCCTGTCATCTGTTACACCTAAGTAAATAACCAAAACTGAAGCTGCTGTCTAGGCTTCTCCCATACCTAATTTCTTTCCATGATGCTAAACGCGTTTCAGGCATGTGTTTTGTCTGTTTTGTGGAAGGACCTTATTCATGTTGTCACATAGGCATAATGCAACTGGAGATAAGTATCAATAGTTGCCTAGTTGGTAACTTGGAGTTTTGGAGATCTCTTAGTTGTACGCTTTGcctttattttatgttttactaATGATTGTTGAATGCTATGCGTATACCAAAGTTACACTGCTGTTGGTGTCTTCGTTCTTGGACGCATGTTTCGTGAGGCATGGGGTTCACAAGCCAACATGAAGCAAGCCGAGTTCAATGATTTTCTGGAGGTAAATCCTGATTGTGCTCGATCATTAATGGAAATCGCTAAAACTTTTATGAAGCTTTGCTATGGAATAAAAGCTGTTGAGCTTTAAGTTCAGTTGATgctgtagcgcccttacccgagccactactaaacagactactaagtatgcaacattaaaacttaataacaacaattaaacagcggaaaccaaatacttaatcatcttacaacccaaaattaaaacagaacaaacaacagcagtcttaaacattaatacaaccatatcgaaacataattctaaacaataaaacgatgaaccacataaaacctccactggatcaccaccgaaaactcaactgctctagccactgccctggtcgcccgaaccgtccaacctaagacctgccccgtggaatggggtgcccaagatgaaaacaaggacgtgagcgacaatcgcccaatacgagaatgtacgagtatacaaactgatatgatgcatgcgagatgcaatatgctcggatatcaaggatcaagtcaagaatctcatgctcagtctagaggcttctgagtgtgtagtctctgatcttccctaggcatgttttggctcccacactcatcatcaagacgtggacctacaatgtccaggtcatcagagcccgcgggtcccgtcggacactgtagctctcgatgccccatcgtccacaatacagaatagggctgagcggccccaacaaacgaggtatatctcaaaagatatcaggctcaacatgatatgtcatgcataatatgccaaagcagtaaaacatgtataatgcaacacataaatatgcagcatataagtgtgtatactacgcttggatatctcagtcagtacatcacgtaccttactaaaacaatctgacagaaagctcttaacctagacaataccaacaatatgaaatcactatcaaaccagattctgaattaccaaacatgctataaagttcttcctaaaggctttaggattatacctgcgtccgtcgtcagcccgctgatgatgtctcgatctcagctCACCGACccccctcgagtcgacactagctccgaaacttcccgacaccaaagtgccctagaaactggctagaaaacctaaggtaaaagactataactctctctctgaaggatgcggtgtaggaaaaaagaattcggcttccatttataggctgcatccggactatttcagaaatccgaatcaatcttatctgccacgtgtcagaatctcattcgtctggttggatttctcgagataacgtaatcggaagtagatcgggttatccatttaaaattcggtggatccaacagattaatcacaaattatcaattcgttaataatacttaattaacaactctttaattatctcttaattaattcttcattcaaaatacgaattcgggtcattacagaTGCAGTACTGCAACCCATTTTTGTGGTTGGGTTTGGTTTGTACCATTAGCCCTTAGTTTGGTTTACAGGTTGGTGTGTGGTAATGTGAAAAGTTTAAAACCTTGATTTGGTTGAAGTTTGTGAAATTaattgaaagaaataaagatttCTTATACATGAATAAAGTTAAATCTACATAGCTCTTGTGTGTTTTTCATCTAAAAGCCAGTGCTTACCCGTTATAAGTTCAATATTGCTTTGACACATGCATCACAATATGAATCACATGCTTTCTAGCTTCAGTTCATATTATGTTTCCATGTGCAAATATTTCTACTTATATCTGTATGCGTTGAGTTAATTCTTTTATAGTTTTTTTCCTGTAATTCTCAAACTGATGTTTACTGTTTGTTTAATTCAGCGTAACCACATGTGCATATCAATGGAGCTGGTTACTGCTGTACTAGGTGACCATGGCCAACGTCCTCGTGAAGATTATGGTGAGTTGATCAGCCTTGTCCTTTTTTTTTGAACTTCAATTGCACAGAAACCCAATATTTATAGTCGCTATGGGTTTTTCAGCAGCTATTTTATGGTTTTGTCAACACTTAGAAAATCTCctttggattcaattttagaCCGGGCGTCATTATATCTCATTTGAGCGGATATGTCCTGTGAGACTTTCGTAATCAGTTTACAAATTTTTTGGATACTGATGGATTTTGTGATGATGGCATTATGTGTTCTCGTTTCTGGTTAGGAAACAAAAATAGGTGGTAGGAATGTAACTATAGTGGTGGATCTAAATCATAAATTGTCATGTGTATATTAGTGTTAGGGTTTTATACTCTGCAAATTATTTTCACTTGTTATCATGTGATTCATGATCACTTAACTACCATGACCACTTTGCTTGCGCTTTTCATTTCGACATTTTTGTGGAATTGTTTAAGAAAGGTTTTTCattctttttggtatttttaagtCTGTGTGCTTCCTTACTCTTGATACTTTTCTCCTTGTTGGGGCAGTGGTTGTTACTGCAGTCACTGAGTTAGGTTCTGGAAAACCAAAATTCTATCCAACTCCAGACATTATTGCTTTTTGTCGGAAATGGCGGCTGCCAACAAATCATATTTGGTTATTCTCTACAAGGTAATGATTTTTTTCCTTCCGCTATCTTTCTTAAACATAGGATCATAAATGGAAATGAAGATCTTTGCAATTTGGTTTTCTTTCCCCAAACTCATTTCTTAGTTGTCAAAAAGTAACCAAACGTTATCACCTCATGTTCAATCTTTTTTTGGTGAACTATATTTCTATTAATTTCTACATTACCCAAATCATTCCATTTATTCAAAACTCGCCAAAAGCCTTGGGTGGATACATGTGTTTGCATCGACAATGAACTAAGTTGTTGCAATGATAAATGTGCTCGTGGAGTTGAATGtgaattttttacattttcaaatttctgATGAAAACTTAGGCAAAAATAATTTGCAAACTGGTTGATTATTTATAATGACTCTAGAAGATACGTgacaatattttgaaatatatatatttagccATTAGCAATAGTAATTCAAAACTTTACTTATTTACACTGCTCATTTTATGTTATTTCACTTTAGGAAGTCAGTGATGTCATTTTTTGCTGCTTATGATGCCCTCTGCGAGGAAGGAACAGCTACACCTGTATGCAAGGCACTTGATGACATTGCAGATATATCTGTACTTGGTAAGGTGTATGCTTCTAGTGAAACTGGAACTTTTTATGTAGCCATTTACATTTATGTTGCAATATTATTTTCTACTTTTAGCTGTTGATTGATACTCTGATTGTTGTGTTCATGCCTTTTGATGTTACTTTGAAACTGTGACCAAGTTTAACCTTATTGACCAGTCATCCTAGGCTGCCTAATCTTCGAAATTCTTGATAATATCATGCAATTCTTGTTTTAATTATGTTGGGGCTGCCCAACAGAATTTTCTGATACTTAAATCAGTTATTTATGGCATAGAGAAAATACAACAGTGGAGATAAAAAGATTATACAAATGCAAGGGAGAGATTTCTTAGTTAtagcaaacattttcaccaGAGTCCTTATATCACATTTTTTCCTTGTATATTCTTATATGGTCTCAAGAGTACGATTACGGACGGCTGTCACTATCATATGCTAGAAATACATGACTAAATCTTACTGTCATCGTCTCTATTAACATCTTCCTCTGTTCTTTTTTGTAGCCGTGTTGTTGTGAGGCACTTAATGGAGTTGACCACATCCATGACTTTCTTTGCTACATTTTGTTAAAAATTCCCTATCTGGCTCTGTGAGACTTGTCTAATATATTCTCCGTGCAAAATCGTAAGCTGGAGTCTGAAAACACTTGTGTCATTGGCAGACAGTTTTGATACTTATCGTGTACTTTTTATCTCTGCTGTTGCTTTGCCTGGTGCTGTCTGTCGTATTTAATGTTCAAATTCGGTAACAACATGGATTGATTTGTTACTGGAAAGGATAGTTTGTCAATTGGGTTGAATGCGAAGTTGAACTTTTGCTTTTCATTATCTGCAGGATCAAAAGACCATGTAGAGGTGCAGGGAGAAATCTTGGAAGGTCTAGTGGCTCGAATAGTTAGCCATGAGAGCTCAAAACATATGGAACAGGTTTTGAGAGATTATCCTCCACCTCCATCAAATGGAGGTGAGTTGATTATATTTTATGGACATGTTTCTTTTGTATATGAAATAAACTTTTTTCCTTCAAGGTGAGCTGATTATATTAGAAGATATTTAGtttatagtattttttttgGAGTACATCAAAGATAtagcttgaagaaaaaaaacatgCCCCTTGTGTAATTATCCTTTTGTGGGGCATCATTCTTATTGTCCGTGACTAAACTAGTTGGAAAATGATTCTGTTTCAaggtaaatatattttcatttgagAATACACATGGTCATTCACGTTGACCTTCTAGGTTGTTCCCTTTGCCTGTTCTCTTTGGAGAAGTGTGGTCATTTCTGCCCCCCACTTCGCCTCTACCCAATTTATCATTCTTTGATGAGGCGTGCTTTATGATTTTCCTAATTGATAAAAACATCTGGAAAAGTATGATACATATATGATATACCACAAATTTAGTGTTAATTCCCCGCTTCACTTGCAGTGGTTGTTTCAGGTTGAGGTTCCCTGTTAAGAGCTTACAAAATTGTGTTTTATGACTTTAATTCAGGAGAGTTCAATCGTGACTTTATATGAGCAGGATTCTTTGACTGGAAAAATTCTTCCTATTTACTAATAAAAGTTTTTATCAGGTGTATCATTTCAAAGGCTTGTTGGAAACCTCAACCAGTCAGTTGTTTATTAGGCTGCAAGTATAAGGATTTAACCGAGGAAATAGTTCAAATATTTAGTCGATTATGTGTCATTTTTCTTAGTGCTGATAATTAAGAAAGTTTGAAGAAGTATCTCCAAGTATCTCCATGTTGTTTGATATAACATTATGATCATACAACTATGTAACTGCTGTGATACATGGGCACATGAGTCAATTATTTTTTCCCTTTTGAAGATGTCTTTGCTCTGGATGCATCTATTTATGAAGAACATTATAGCAATCTATAATGTATATCAATCCCTTGTTTTCCCCTTCTAATATTTGGGATTCCAAATATGAGTAACATTATGTTGATGCTTCAAATTCATCGTTAAATTGTGTTAATGATGTTTCACTTCTCTAAACTAAATGTTCCAATCTGAGATTTTACCTCGATGCATTTCTTTATCGGTCGCTTACTCGTTGATAGTTTTCTCTCTATTGATGTTCATTGTTGCATATTTTGTATCAGCTGATCATCATTTGGGTTCTAGCCTACGGGAAATTTGTGCCGCTAATAGAAATGATGAGAAGCAGGTAATTAAGATTATCTTTTCTGGGAAATTCCAGTTTTCAGTCTTTGATATTGTACTTGGAACATTACACATTTGTATTTTGTTTGATGTTTGATCATAACATTATAGCAAATAAAGGCACTTCTTAATGGTGTTGGTCCTTCTTTCTGCCCAAATCATTTGGATTGGTTTGGTCATGAGGTCTCTCAATCTCATTCAAGAAATGTAGATCGATCAGTTTTGTCCAAATTTCTGCAATCTCGTCCTGCTGATTTTTCCACTGCAAAACTTCAGGTAGTTTATTCTCTTATTAATCAACTTGATGGTCTGGGAGGGAGTTTGTGAATCATCATTTTGGGGGTGTATACTTATGTTAGGCATTTATTCATTGATGTTTTACACGTTTCATACAGTTGTTTTGCATCGGATTCACGATTCTCTGTGATTTGTGTGTATTCTGATTCTTTCCTGGCTAGTAAAATTGAGTATATGTCAGTGATAACTAAGTTTCTTCGACCTGATGCGCTGTGTTTTGTAATTCAACAATATATAAACTTTACTAAACTCATACATCAGGAAATGGTCCGTCTTATGAGGGAAAAGCGATTCCCTGCTGCCTTTAAGTGCTATCATAACTTTCATAAGATCAACTCTGTGGCAAGCGAGAATCTTCATTTCAAGATGGTAATCCATGTATACAGTGACTCAGTCTTTAGACGCTACCAGAAAGAGATGAGGTGTGCTTTTACCTGTGTGTACTTTTCACTTTCTTCCATTTAAGTAAAAGAACTATGTGCTCAACTACCTAGCCTTTGCATTCTGATCAAGATGTTGCGTGCAGGTGCAAACCAGGATTGTGGCCGCTTTATCGAGGTATACATCCTTGTTTTCTCAAAGAATGCATTCTCTATGATGTATTTGTTGTTCTTGAAAGTGCAGTTGTGGAGACCATGGTAAGTATGTAAGACGAGCCGGCCAGTAAGCCTTGCGAGTGTGCTTGAATTAGCGTGTGCTTAAGAGCATTAAATGTTGAGTCAAGCTTGAGtttctttattttatacatGAAAAGGTCGGAAGCTTTTCTGtcagtttttatttaataacaATGTTTATGATTGTACCATGTTTTATTGATTTGAAGCATACCATTCCACACCCATCACTTTCTCAATCTCTCCGCGCCCCCCGCACATCATTAGTTTCACCACCATCCTTTTTTCCTCTTGTTTTTTATAGGTTTCTTTTGCTTAATTATCTCGGTTCTTTCATTTTTTCCCTAATACTGGTCCAAAAAAAAACCGCGCAGGTTTTTTTGTGGACCTAAATTTGTTCAAAGTTAACAAGGAGAGGCTCACTGAGTTCTCAACAGAAAACAATGGCGTGGTAGAAACTGATGGTGACACCAATGGTGCATCTGCCAAATATGGTTTGGCTGACGAAGATGCAAACCTAATGATCAAGTTGAAGTTTCTTACATATAAGGTCTGAGATTATGAGATGATTTGGATTCCATTATTCAGTGGCTGATTAGTTccaattttcttcttttttatttgtaaCATTGTTGACAGATTATCATTTGAATTATAGAATATTTGGCTGAAGGAATGATGCTAAACTGTTATGTGTCAGTGTGTCGTTAAACATTTTCACCTTGAGGAGAGGTTAAAGTTTTTTCGTTATCCTGTGAATACGTTATCTGAAGACTATAAAAGAAATGCATGACTTGATTATATGAATTTATTCTCACACGCACAAAATAGGACACCAGTTTCCATGTAAATTTGGTGCAAAAGTCCAATTATCTTCTTCAGAAGACCAAATCTCTTGAAAAGAgtaattgaattttatttgtGCTGTGGTTCTTCCATTCCAATGTAGCTATCTAACTCTCTAATCAATTAGGTGGAAGTATGGTTAACATGAACCAAAATCTCAATGTCAACTGTCGCCAATTTTCACGATCAATTTTCAGTTTATTTTTAACGATGAATTGATGAAAAAAGTAGGTGATTGTAGAGTTGAAAACGATATGCAGTTTCTGGTTTCAATAGTTAGCTTCTGGTTAAGGATGTTGTATTTGATAAACATGATGACTTGAAGTCGCGGTAAATCTTCTTAAACAATTGTATGTTTGATTAAAATCTTCAAAAGTGAAATTGATTGTTCCTTTTAATGGTGAGATTTCATAGTATTTAGCAGAGATAAAAACAATGGTTATTGTCTAACCAACACCAAATAAGTATGGTGCAAGACTTAGTTGTGGTGCATCTGATGATCTGATTTGTGTGTGTTGGTATGTTGCTAGGTTGTTAATCATAAACAAGATTTGTTGTTGCCCCATTCTATCTACTTCTAATGGGCTGTTTTAGTTGATTCTGTGGTTCCCCACAAAAAATATTAGTACATTTGGAACAGTTGGATATCAAGTTTAAACACTTTTACTTTATGTAAATTGACTAGCACTGGTGTAGACATGGACATGCATATCAGCATATGAGATGAACAGAAACAAACAGGCTGAAATTTTCTGACATCGTCATGTTTTCGACTCAGCATGTGAGATGAACAGAAACAAACAGGCTGAAATTTTCTGACATCGTCATGTTTTCGCTTGAGTCTTACCTTCTTTTATGCGACAGTGCAAAGTGATTTGAAAAGCAATGAATGgccattttttaattcttcttGATAGTTTGAATTTACAGATAAGGACCTTTTTGATACGAAATGGCTTGTCAATTCTTTTTAAAGAAGGCCCAGCTGCTTACAAAGCCTACTACCTGAGGTTGGTTTCGCTAGCGGCCTCACTTTTCAGTTGCATTTATACTATAAATTTTTGCAATTGATCTTTACTTGTATCATGGAAGCGTGTGAGGGCAATTGTCAAATATCTGGCATATGCTCAAGATGAATTAtctgaatgattttttttttttatttatttgagacAGTGATTTGAATGATTGTGTCATCAGTTGCTTAGCTTCTTGTGTCTCGtcttaaaaatcatataccACCTTTTTGTAGAGACTTCCTTTTTATTACCAATTATAAGTGAGTATTTGCTTTAGGCTATTTTTTTCTGGAAGAATTATACATAATATactaatttgaaaataatctccatatcaatatactaatttgaaaataatctcCATATCAACATAGCGGTGGAAGAAGTACCATTGTCTGTCTATTGGAACCCtcattttgaaacaaaatttggacagatttattttattaggtTGTGTGTTGCATTTGCTTCTTGATATGATTTGTTCTTTTTCGAATTAAAGCAGAATTTCTGACAAGTAAAAATGTTGAGCGCGTTCAGGGCCAAGGATAGCAATGTTCTTGAAAATGTGAATATTGTAGTACTTATATAGTTTATTACATCTCTATACTATTATGTGGTCATTCTAGACAGATGAAGATATGGAACACTTCAGCTGCAAAGCAGAGAGAATTAAGCAAAATGCTGGACGAATGGTATTTCTGGATTTCCTTTAACCTTCCAGCTGGATTTTCGTTACAGtatttaatgatgttttaaCTTTCGTCAAGGGCTGTATCGATTTGTAGAAAATTTGGAAACAAACAGTTGTCTTCATCCACATATCTAAGTGAAGCAGAGCCATTTCTTGAACAGTATGCAAAGCGCAGTCCACTTAATCAGGCTCTGATAGGATCCGCTGGAAATTTGGTGAGAACTGAAGATTTCTTGGCTATTGTTGAGGGAGGCAAAGATGAAGAGGGTGACCTGGAGCCAGAGAGAGAAATAACTCCTTTAAGTCCAACATACACAGTGAAGGAAGCTGTTAGGAAGGATGAGGGTCTCATTGTTTTTTTCCCAGGTAGAAGCTGATATCCTGCACTCCTGATGCATATATGGCTATTATTAGTAACCTTTCTATCCCACTCTACATAACTAAAAGAATTCAGGAACATTTCTATTATCATGCTTGTTCTTGACATCGACACGATccatttaaaatagttttttttaatcgaTTTATGTCGTTTGGTTTTCTTATTGTTGgatttgataaaatatctgccATTACGTGACTCAAGTTTTTCCTATTTCCTTTAtctaaatcttgtatttttctGACCTGCACCTTTAATTGATACATCTTAGGAATACCTGGTTGTGCTAAGTCTGCCCTTTGTAAAGAGATATTGGGTGCCCCTGGAGGACTTGGTGATGATCGACCTGTTCGTAGTTTAATGGGTGATCTTATTA
This genomic interval from Primulina huaijiensis isolate GDHJ02 chromosome 14, ASM1229523v2, whole genome shotgun sequence contains the following:
- the LOC140957810 gene encoding tRNA ligase 1-like, whose protein sequence is MSVSQRIVCGFSPTLYSRSQSLSFVRCGSFQLIHIFFNPVGYSSPLFPLTMPRHQRGGGSKGHRWVEKSNSNRPSTSYSVSDSIPSATTEIITNRLNSLGVAEKNEQSDASEPPIQFGNIGLTSHAPIHGKKSIWKPKAYGTVIGATAAEVNKAPADSTTVLANKTRTASTEKPDAGLSKLFSGSLLENFTVDNSTYSIAQIRATFYPKFENEKSDQEIRTRMIEMVSTGLATLEVSLKHSGSLFMYAGHEGGAYAKNSYGNIYTAVGVFVLGRMFREAWGSQANMKQAEFNDFLERNHMCISMELVTAVLGDHGQRPREDYVVVTAVTELGSGKPKFYPTPDIIAFCRKWRLPTNHIWLFSTRKSVMSFFAAYDALCEEGTATPVCKALDDIADISVLGSKDHVEVQGEILEGLVARIVSHESSKHMEQVLRDYPPPPSNGADHHLGSSLREICAANRNDEKQQIKALLNGVGPSFCPNHLDWFGHEVSQSHSRNVDRSVLSKFLQSRPADFSTAKLQEMVRLMREKRFPAAFKCYHNFHKINSVASENLHFKMVIHVYSDSVFRRYQKEMRCKPGLWPLYRGFFVDLNLFKVNKERLTEFSTENNGVVETDGDTNGASAKYGLADEDANLMIKLKFLTYKIRTFLIRNGLSILFKEGPAAYKAYYLRQMKIWNTSAAKQRELSKMLDEWAVSICRKFGNKQLSSSTYLSEAEPFLEQYAKRSPLNQALIGSAGNLVRTEDFLAIVEGGKDEEGDLEPEREITPLSPTYTVKEAVRKDEGLIVFFPGIPGCAKSALCKEILGAPGGLGDDRPVRSLMGDLIKGRYWVKVSEERRKKPYSILLADKNAPNEEVWRQIEDMCRSTKASAVPVIPDSEGTESNPFSLDALAVFMLRVLNRVNHPGNLDKSSPNAGYVLLMFYHLYDGKSRQEFESELIERFGSLVKMPLLEPDRSSLPESVRSILKEGINLYKLHTNRHGRLESTKGTYANEWVKWEKQLRETLLGNAVYLNSIQVPFEFAVEKVLEQLKAIVKGEYAAPTTEKRRFGTIVFSAVSLPVSEIINLLENLLSGKDPKIEEILNTMNLKSSLTKAHVTLAHKRSHGVTAVASYGPYLNQNVPVNINALFFSDRSAALEAEPGTVDGEKISSKNEWPHVTIWTAEGVAAKEANMLPHLFKQGEATRIEINPPVTITGILEFF